In Eptesicus fuscus isolate TK198812 chromosome 23, DD_ASM_mEF_20220401, whole genome shotgun sequence, one genomic interval encodes:
- the GSC2 gene encoding homeobox protein goosecoid-2 encodes MAAAGGATSRRGPGRPRPFSIEHILSSLPERSPPARAARPPQPAGRPSPAEPGEPGAPGAAPCACCCCCGPRRPPEPAARLGARLPWPLRLGPSAPLPLAVPPGSSGALPGAGGPGPQRRTRRHRTIFSEEQLQALEALFLQNQYPDVGTRERLAGRIRLREERVEVWFKNRRAKWRHQKRASAAARLLPGAKKPPKERC; translated from the exons ggggcgcgACGAGCCGCAGGGGCCCCGGGCGGCCCCGCCCCTTCTCCATCGAGCACATCCTCTCCAGTCTGCCCGAGAGAAGCCCCCCGGCccgggccgcccgcccgccgcagcCAGCCGGCCGCCCAAGCCCTGCGGAGCCCGGGGAGCCCGGGGCGCCCGGGGCTGCGCcctgcgcctgctgctgctgctgcggcccCCGGAGGCCCCCGGAGCCGGCCGCCAGGCTGG GCGCGCGGCTGCCGTGGCCGCTGAGGCTGGGGCCCTCGGCGCCCTTGCCCTTGGCCGTGCCGCCCGGAAGCTCCGGGGCACTGCCCGGCGCGGGCGGCCCCGGCCCGCAGCGGCGCACGCGACGCCACCGCACCATCTTCAGCGAGGAGCAGCTGCAGGCGCTGGAGGCGCTCTTCCTGCAGAACCAGTACCCCGACGTGGGCACGCGGGAGCGCCTGGCCGGCCGCATCCGCCTGCGCGAGGAGCGCGTGGAG GTTTGGTTCAAGAACCGCCGGGCCAAATGGCGACACCAGAAGCGGGCGTCAGCGGCTGCGAGGCTCCTGCCCGGAGCCAAGAAGCCTCCCAAGGAGCGATGCTGA